One Fusarium falciforme chromosome 1, complete sequence genomic window carries:
- a CDS encoding 3-carboxy-cis,cis-muconate cycloisomerase has product MASTAIDSIIFRDIFSSDAMRRVFTDEHRVQCYLSIEAALAQAQANIGVIPKRAAHEIAAKCTLDNIDMPKLKSQTELIGYPVLPVVQQLVDVCADRLGEYCHWGATTQDITDTAIIIQIREALALVEQDLRAIVDSLADLARRYRDTPMAGRSNLQQAVPITFGFKVATWLSAIQRHQQRLAELRPRVLVGEFSGAAGTLASLGDVGLRVQQGLMAELGLGQPDIAWHTARDRIAEVGCFLGLVTGTLGKIATDVKLLMQTEVGEASEPYTKDRGSSSTMPQKRNPISCNYIHACTTMVRQLVAALLDAMVEDHERSTGPWETEWIAVPEIFLLSSGALQQARTLLAGLEVDSARMRSNLEITNGLICTEAVMMGLAAHLGRQRAHDLVYEMSHRANISGRPLLDLLMETEEISSVLSRAALEKLLDPTKYLAGFECEGIDNGEVVIFDA; this is encoded by the exons ATGGCATCCACAGCAATCGACTCTATAATATTCCGTGACATCTTCAGCTCGGATGCGATGCGTCGCGTCTTCACAGACGAGCATCGTGTGCAATGCTACCTTAGCATCGAGGCGGCACTGGCACAAGCGCAGGCCAATATTGGCGTCATCCCCAAACGTGCTGCGCATGAGATCGCAGCCAAATGCACCCTCGATAATATCGACATGCCAAAGCTCAAAAGCCAGACGGAGTTGATCGGCTATCCCGTTCTGCCAGTAGTGCAGCAGCTGGTAGATGTCTGCGCGGATCGTCTTGGGGAATATTGTCACTGGGGAGCAACCACCCAAGACATCACCGATacggccatcatcatccagatCCGAGAGGCGCTTGCCTTGGTCGAGCAGGATCTGAGAGCAATCGTTGACTCTCTGGCTGACCTCGCCCGTCGTTACCGTGATACGCCTATGGCAGGGCGCAGCAACCTACAGCAAGCGGTTCCGATCACCTTCGGCTTCAAAGTGGCCACTTGGCTCTCCGCGATCCAGCGCCACCAACAGCGGCTGGCAGAACTCCGTCCGAGAGTGCTTGTAGGCGAGTTTAGTGGTGCCGCTGGCACGCTCGCTTCGCTAGGCGATGTTGGGCTGAGGGTGCAACAAGGACTGATGGCAGAACTCGGACTGGGTCAACCGGACATTGCCTGGCACACCGCACGCGACCGGATCGCAGAAGTTGGCTGCTTCCTGGGACTGGTTACCGGGACTCTGGGCAAGATTGCGACAGATGTGAAGCTGCTCATGCAAACGGAGGTGGGCGAGGCCTCGGAACCCTACACTAAAGATCGCGGCTCCAGCAGCACCATGCCGCAGAAGCGCAATCCAATATCCTGCAATTACATTCATGCCTGCACGACGATGGTCCGGCAACTGGTCGCGGCCCTTCTCGACGCGATGGTTGAGGATCACGAGCGCTCCACCGGCCCCTGGGAAACGGAATGGATTGCCGTGCCCGAGATCTTCCTGTTGAGTTCTGGTGCCTTGCAACAGGCGCGGACACTGCTCGCAGGTCTCGAGGTTGACAGCGCACGCATGCGTTCCAATTTGGAAATCACCAATGGTCTAATCTGTACCGAagcggtgatgatgggattGGCAGCGCATCTCGGCCGGCAGCGAGCCCATGACCTTGTCTATGAGATGAGTCATCGAGCCAATATCAGCGGACGGCCTTTACTCGATCTGTTGATGGAAACAGAGGAGATTTCTTCCGTCCTCAGCCGAGCCGCTCTCGAAAAGCTGCTCGATCCAACCAAATACCTTG cGGGATTCGAATGCGAGGGTATTGACAACGGCGAGGT TGTAATATTTGATGCATAG
- a CDS encoding BZIP domain-containing protein: protein MPAFVQSCSTPVGDLTFRSHLDVFATTPYQMISPSSQTSTASPMSRNNITYKPTPSQIGTFFEEAIDTSPVPIEVGLGSSYIASPTQPAAFKTLGGNEAPQNTLPTVEGDKKLNHRPRNRRRSQAISAPSESSPSGQAAESPKPRKRGRNPKKQAKEQKAAGQQEELHGDDLIKDPRRRRVLERNRIAATKCRHRKRDEALALTSREQAMEDQNRYLSTCFDSLTAEIYYLKTQLLRHTDCNCVLIQKYIANEAKKSVNGLLVCSSAFHTHDSSLSPDYGSSSGASIADSWSMHRPEADSSPPPWTNPFQQGHGASEVRDMFDMGLEPFQTDAMPPDSMVSVLPLARQVQWSGAICQ from the coding sequence ATGCCAGCCTTCGTCCAGTCGTGTTCTACACCGGTGGGAGATCTTACGTTCCGTTCTCACCTAGATGTTTTCGCCACCACACCGTACCAAATGATCTCGCCATCTAGTCAGACGAGTACCGCTTCCCCAATGTCTCGGAACAACATTACGTATAAGCCGACGCCAAGTCAGATAGGCACATTCTTTGAAGAAGCGATTGATACCTCCCCGGTCCCGATAGAAGTGGGTCTCGGATCCTCCTACATCGCATCACCGACTCAGCCCGCGGCATTCAAGACACTCGGAGGTAACGAAGCACCGCAAAACACACTGCCAACTGTTGAGGGAGACAAAAAGTTGAACCACCGGCCCCGAAACCGGAGACGATCACAAGCCATTTCGGCGCCCTCGGAGTCGAGTCCCTCTGGGCAGGCAGCAGAGTCGCCTAAGCCAAGGAAAAGGGGCCGAAACCCAAAGAAGCAGGCAAAAGAGCAGAAGGCAGCGGGCCAACAAGAGGAGCTTCATGGTGACGATCTAATCAAGGATCCCCGCCGGCGCCGAGTCCTCGAACGAAACCGCATTGCTGCAACGAAGTGTCGTCACCGAAAGCGTGATGAAGCCTTAGCACTCACCTCTCGCGAACAAGCCATGGAGGACCAAAACCGCTATCTCTCGACATGTTTCGACTCTTTGACTGCCGAGATCTACTACCTGAAGACCCAATTATTGCGGCATACGGACTGCAATTGCGTTCTCATCCAGAAATACATCGCCAATGAGGCGAAGAAATCTGTGAATGGGCTGCTTGTTTGTTCTTCGGCCTTCCACACCCACGACAGTTCGCTGAGTCCCGACTACGGGAGCTCAAGCGGTGCCAGCATAGCCGATTCGTGGAGCATGCACAGGCCGGAGGCGGACAGCTCCCCGCCGCCATGGACGAACCCTTTTCAGCAGGGACATGGGGCATCGGAGGTTAGGGACATGTTCGACATGGGTTTAGAACCATTTCAGACGGACGCCATGCCGCCTGATTCGATGGTCTCCGTCCTGCCTCTGGCTCGCCAGGTCCAATGGAGCGGGGCTATATGTCAATAG